Proteins co-encoded in one Rhopalosiphum maidis isolate BTI-1 chromosome 2, ASM367621v3, whole genome shotgun sequence genomic window:
- the LOC113554113 gene encoding tachykinins-like, with translation MPHKINVGLVALAALAAAVLADPTVDRRASMGFMGMRGKKDRDQGGGGGGGGGRADETSAAVDLDKRAMVFRRPMFDGGSGAAVYGAGPAEGFKRASMGFMGMRGKKDYYSNNKGSAAGFFGMRGKKVPSADAFYGVRGKKWLDHEDAVDEDGQLSPMYILYRIIDELKSELSDRERNLVAAKFDEEREMR, from the exons ATGCCACACAAAATCAACGTGGGCCTCGTGGCGCTGGCCGCTCTGGCGGCGGCCGTGCTGGCCGACCCGACGGTCGATCGGCGCGCCAGCATGGGGTTCATGGGCATGCGGGGCAAAAAAGACCGGGACCAGGGCGGCGGCggaggcggcggcggcggcagggCCGACGAGACTTCCGCCGCGGTCGACCTGGACAAGCGGGCCATGGTGTTCCGGCGCCCGATGTTCGACGGCGGCAGCGGGGCCGCGGTGTACGGCGCCGGTCCGGCGGAGGGCTTCAAGCGGGCCAGCATGGGGTTCATGGGCATGCGCGGCAAGAAGGACTACTACAGCAACAACAAGGGTTCCGCGGCCGGGTTCTTCGGTATGCGCGGCAAGAAGGTTCCGTCCGCGGACGCGTTCTACGGCGTCCGCGGCAAGAAGTGGCTGGACCACGAGGACGCCGTCGACGAGGACGGCCAACTGTCCCCGATGTACATCCTGTACAGGATCATCGACGAACTGAAGTCGGAACTCTCGGACCGGG AGCGAAATTTGGTGGCAGCTAAATTCGACGAAGAAAGAGAAATGCGTTga